The sequence ATTTTACCCACTCAAAAACCAACGAATTTACTTCTAACATAGGCTCTTGCTCAACCGTGTTGATGACTTCTTCTATCGCTTGAGGAAAAGTATTGGCATTGTCTTGAACTGTCGTCTCTTCTGATGGGATTATTGCCGTAGTACTTTCAACTAGCTCAGCACTCTCGACTAACTCTGTACCATCCACCGTCACATTGAGCTCTGGAGTTATACTATTTTCATCTAATGTTGGAGCAATAAGCTCGTCCACTTCAAATTTTGTAACGTGTTGGCTTTGGATTACTTCTGTTTCAAAATCTATTTCAGAGCCAAGTAAGTGTATGTTAAATGTCACTTCGTTGCCGACTATTTTTTCAACGTCGACACCCGCAACTGAATTCAATTTTTGTAGAATGTTTTCTAATGCGAAAAAGCTTTGAGCAGACTCAACTTCAATAAACTTTGCGGTAATTGTATTTTCTGATACACCACTCGACTTTATGGCACTCTTACGCGCATAGTAATTACTTACTTCATCTATAACTACTTCTAGAGCTTTAAGAGTATCGCCCGTTGCTTCACCTACAACTGGTTCACGTTTAGAGTCCACTATGAATTCAGGTTTTTCATCATACAACGTCCAACGTACATAGCTGCCATTCGCTGCCTTTTGCACCCTAATAACAAGTACTGCATCTGAAGAATAACGCACACTTGCTTTGCTTATCGGTGACGTAAAGCCGCCCCATAAATCAGGACCAGATATACTCGTAACATCTTCGATATCACCAACAGGAATCGTGATCGGCAAACCACGTAAATCTGAAAATATTTTAATTT is a genomic window of Vibrio algarum containing:
- a CDS encoding DUF2066 domain-containing protein; its protein translation is MRYLVVLFIGILSLPLHASVKVDVFSSEVVLDESKADAEKLAKAEGLKQVIVRASGDKNAINSPVIKKVLNRSGNYLSQISYGEQLGQKSIKMVFNPPQIQSLLGQAELPYWSDIRSNLVVWVIQEGQYGREILWDYTDSSALNQIKIFSDLRGLPITIPVGDIEDVTSISGPDLWGGFTSPISKASVRYSSDAVLVIRVQKAANGSYVRWTLYDEKPEFIVDSKREPVVGEATGDTLKALEVVIDEVSNYYARKSAIKSSGVSENTITAKFIEVESAQSFFALENILQKLNSVAGVDVEKIVGNEVTFNIHLLGSEIDFETEVIQSQHVTKFEVDELIAPTLDENSITPELNVTVDGTELVESAELVESTTAIIPSEETTVQDNANTFPQAIEEVINTVEQEPMLEVNSLVFEWVK